One Onthophagus taurus isolate NC chromosome 11, IU_Otau_3.0, whole genome shotgun sequence genomic window carries:
- the LOC139432047 gene encoding zinc finger MYM-type protein 1-like, with translation MSERQKKLSGHQYKQRRLEKEVQIQKQAGALKNYLQRTSRTPETNDNSECPTLNPEVAENTESRKTNDDQQMDDISTATGSGTTLLPNETTKIDTNLSHTESAVQPLSTDPALWPRILGDVDRTFLVRQAPPRLLYNHNFPPDDTGRKFSATYYRRILTNGEHVKHIVETLKEHEVSKNHIEAHKSWLELSQRLKCWKPIDATAPRIINADTNHWYEVLLRIERIIKMLGKSCLAFQGTSDKLFEHNNDNFLKVVELLSEFDPIMEEDVRRVVKKEETKAHYLGKNIENEIIDLLHQNVKSYIINEIKKAKYYSIILDCTPDVSKVKQMTLIIRYVTVNKSDFNDAEIKVNGSFLGFLPIERSTGKQMTEIIIEELTNMGLNLQDIRGQGYDNGSNMKGDKAGVQSKIKNLNSRAFYVPCASHSLNLVVNDMPKASSVAANFFNIIQKLYFFFHHLRFGGQYF, from the exons ATGTCTGAGAGACAAAAGAAATTATCGGGTCACCAATACAAACAACGAAGGCTGGAAAAAGAGGTCCAAATACAAAAACAAGCTGGCgcgttaaaaaattatttacagaGAACATCTAGAACTCCCGAAACAAATGACAACTCAGAGTGTCCAACATTAAATCCGGAAGTAGCAGAAAACACGGAATCACGAAAGACTAATGATGACCAACAAATGGACGATATTTCTACAGCAACTGGATCTGGTACCACTCTGCTACCAAATGAAACTACAAAAATCGACACCAACCTGTCGCATACGGAAAGCGCTGTACAACCGTTAAGTACAGATCCAGCGTTGTGGCCAAGAATTTTAGGAGATGTCGATAGAACATTTTTGGTTAGGCAAGCACCACCTAGGCTATTATACAATCACAACTTTCCTCCTGATGACACTGGTCGAAAATTTAGTGCAACTTATTACAGACGCATATTAACCAATGGAGAGCATGTT AAGCATATcgttgaaacgttaaaagaacacgaagtttcaaaaaatcatattgaaGCTCACAAATCATGGCTGGAACTGAGTCAAAGACTAAAGTGTTGGAAACCTATAGATGCAACTGCTCCAAGAATTATTAATGCTGATACAAACCATTGGTATGAAGTGCTTCTAAGAATCGAAAGAATCATTAAAATGCTTGGTAAAAGTTGTCTGGCTTTTCAAGGTACAAGCGATAAACTATTTGAGCATAATAATGATAACTTCCTAAAAGTAGTTGAACTACTGTCTGAATTTGATCCCATTATGGAAGAAGATGTGCGAAGGGTGGTGAAAAAAGAGGAGACGAAAGCCCACTATCTCggtaaaaatatagaaaacgAGATAATAGACTTGTTGCATCAAAATGTGAAGTcttatattattaatgaaataaaaaaggccAAATACTATTCTATAATTTTAGATTGCACCCCTGACGTAAGTAAGGTGAAGCAAATGACTCTTATAATCCGATATGTTACAGTCAATAAATCTGATTTCAACGACGCAGAAATAAAAGTGAATGGAAGTTTTTTGGGTTTCCTTCCAATTGAAAGGTCCACAGGAAAACAAATGACTGAAATCATAATTGAAGAACTTACTAATATGGGTTTAAACTTGCAAGATATTAGAGGACAGGGATATGATAATGGATCTAATATGAAAGGCGATAAAGCTGGAGTGCaatctaaaattaagaatttaaattcACGAGCATTTTACGTTCCGTGTGCCAGTCATTCTCTGAATCTAGTGGTTAATGATATGCCAAAAGCTTCTTCGGTAGCCGCtaatttcttcaatataaTCCAGAAactatatttcttttttcatcaTCTACGTTTCGGTGGGCAATACTTTTGA